One window from the genome of Apus apus isolate bApuApu2 chromosome 12, bApuApu2.pri.cur, whole genome shotgun sequence encodes:
- the DKC1 gene encoding H/ACA ribonucleoprotein complex subunit DKC1 isoform X2, which yields MTAHYTPLPSGANPLKREISDYVRSGFINLDKPSNPSSHEVVAWIRRILRVEKTGHSGTLDPKVTGCLIVCIERATRLVKSQQSAGKEYVGIVRLHNAIESEAQLARAIETLTGALFQRPPLIAAVKRQLRVRTIYESKLVEYDPERRLGIFWVSCEAGTYIRTLCVHLGLLLGVGGQMQELRRVRSGILGEKDNMVTMHDVLDAQWQYDNNKDESYLRRVILPLEKLLTSHKRLVMKDSAVNAICYGAKIMLPGVLRYEDGIELNQEIVVITTKGEAICLAIALMTTAVISTCDHGIVAKIKRVIMERDTYPRKWGLGPKASQKKMMIQKGLLDKHGKPNESTPDSWKKEYVDYRDASKKEAAVAPRAVSELERAQKRKRESESESEGAVTPPSPATPPPEELSKKKKKKKEKKAKEAAESGGEQIEVPSETSIKKKKKKKQKEVEESSE from the exons ATGACAGCACACTACACACCTCTCCCTTCTGGTGCTAATCCCCTGAAGAGAGAGATTTCTGACTATGTTCG GTCTGGCTTTATTAACCTCGACAAACCTTCCAACCCATCTTCCCATGAGGTGGTTGCGTGGATCCGACGTATCCTTCGAGTAGAGAAGACTGGGCACAGTGGCACTCTGGATCCTAAGGTGACTGGGTGCCTCATTGTGTGCATTGAGAGGGCAACACGACTGGTCAAATCTCAGCAGAGCGCAG GCAAAGAGTATGTGGGAATTGTTCGGCTGCACAATGCAATTGAAAGTGAGGCTCAGCTTGCCAGG GCAATAGAAACTCTGACTGGTGCCCTGTTTCAGCGACCACCTCTCATTGCTGCTGTCAAACGACAGCTGAGAGTCAGAACCATCTATGAGAGCAAGCTGGTGGAGTATGACCCTGAGAGAAGATTAG GTATCTTCTGGGTGAGCTGTGAAGCAGGCACATACATCCGGACACTCTGTGTTCACCTGGGTTTGCTGCTTGGAGTGGGGGGCCAGATGCAGGAACTCCGGAGAGTACGCTCGGGCATCCTGGGAGAGAAG GATAACATGGTGACCATGCACGATGTGCTGGATGCACAGTGGCAGTATGACAACAACAAGGATGAGAGCTACCTGCGGAGGGTCATCCTGcccctggagaagctgctgacCTCACACAAGCGGCTGGTCATGAAAGACAGTGCG GTTAATGCCATTTGCTATGGAGCCAAGATCATGCTGCCTGGTGTCCTGAGGTATGAAGATGGTATCGAGCTTAATCAGGAGATTGTTGTAATCACCACAAAAGGAGAAGCTATCTGCCTGG CCATTGCCTTGATGACCACAGCAGTCATTTCTACCTGTGACCATGGCATCGTGGCCAAGATCAAGAGGGTGATTATGGAGAGAGACACTTACCCCCGCAAGTGGGGTCTGGGTCCCAAG GCCAGTCAGAAGAAGATGATGATTCAGAAGGGTCTGCTGGACAAGCATGGAAAGCCCAACGAGAGCACCCCGGATTCCTGGAAGAAGGAATATGTGGATTATAG GGATGCTTCCAAAAAAGAGGCAGCTGTCGCTCCCCGAGCTGTTTCAGAGCTGGAGAGGGCTCAAAAA AGGAAACGGGAGTCAGAGAGTGAAAGCGAGGGGGCTGTGACCCCACCATCCCCTGCCACCCCACCACCTGAGGAGctgagcaaaaagaaaaagaagaagaaagagaagaaggctAAAGAGGCAGCTGAGAGTGGGGGAGAGCAAATCGAAGTG
- the DKC1 gene encoding H/ACA ribonucleoprotein complex subunit DKC1 isoform X1 yields the protein MADGDGSSVKKRRKKDKRVLGDEDVADIQHTEEFLIKPESRIAQLDTSQWPLLLKNFDKLNVMTAHYTPLPSGANPLKREISDYVRSGFINLDKPSNPSSHEVVAWIRRILRVEKTGHSGTLDPKVTGCLIVCIERATRLVKSQQSAGKEYVGIVRLHNAIESEAQLARAIETLTGALFQRPPLIAAVKRQLRVRTIYESKLVEYDPERRLGIFWVSCEAGTYIRTLCVHLGLLLGVGGQMQELRRVRSGILGEKDNMVTMHDVLDAQWQYDNNKDESYLRRVILPLEKLLTSHKRLVMKDSAVNAICYGAKIMLPGVLRYEDGIELNQEIVVITTKGEAICLAIALMTTAVISTCDHGIVAKIKRVIMERDTYPRKWGLGPKASQKKMMIQKGLLDKHGKPNESTPDSWKKEYVDYRDASKKEAAVAPRAVSELERAQKRKRESESESEGAVTPPSPATPPPEELSKKKKKKKEKKAKEAAESGGEQIEVPSETSIKKKKKKKQKEVEESSE from the exons ATGGCGGACGGGGACG GTTCCAGCGTCAAGAAGCGGCGGAAGAAGGATAAGCGGGTGCTCGGCGATGAGGATGTAGCG GACATTCAGCACACGGAGGAATTTCTGATCAAGCCCGAGTCCCGGATCGCCCAGCTGGACACCTCGCAGTGGCCGTTACTGCTGAAG AACTTTGACAAGCTAAATGTGATGACAGCACACTACACACCTCTCCCTTCTGGTGCTAATCCCCTGAAGAGAGAGATTTCTGACTATGTTCG GTCTGGCTTTATTAACCTCGACAAACCTTCCAACCCATCTTCCCATGAGGTGGTTGCGTGGATCCGACGTATCCTTCGAGTAGAGAAGACTGGGCACAGTGGCACTCTGGATCCTAAGGTGACTGGGTGCCTCATTGTGTGCATTGAGAGGGCAACACGACTGGTCAAATCTCAGCAGAGCGCAG GCAAAGAGTATGTGGGAATTGTTCGGCTGCACAATGCAATTGAAAGTGAGGCTCAGCTTGCCAGG GCAATAGAAACTCTGACTGGTGCCCTGTTTCAGCGACCACCTCTCATTGCTGCTGTCAAACGACAGCTGAGAGTCAGAACCATCTATGAGAGCAAGCTGGTGGAGTATGACCCTGAGAGAAGATTAG GTATCTTCTGGGTGAGCTGTGAAGCAGGCACATACATCCGGACACTCTGTGTTCACCTGGGTTTGCTGCTTGGAGTGGGGGGCCAGATGCAGGAACTCCGGAGAGTACGCTCGGGCATCCTGGGAGAGAAG GATAACATGGTGACCATGCACGATGTGCTGGATGCACAGTGGCAGTATGACAACAACAAGGATGAGAGCTACCTGCGGAGGGTCATCCTGcccctggagaagctgctgacCTCACACAAGCGGCTGGTCATGAAAGACAGTGCG GTTAATGCCATTTGCTATGGAGCCAAGATCATGCTGCCTGGTGTCCTGAGGTATGAAGATGGTATCGAGCTTAATCAGGAGATTGTTGTAATCACCACAAAAGGAGAAGCTATCTGCCTGG CCATTGCCTTGATGACCACAGCAGTCATTTCTACCTGTGACCATGGCATCGTGGCCAAGATCAAGAGGGTGATTATGGAGAGAGACACTTACCCCCGCAAGTGGGGTCTGGGTCCCAAG GCCAGTCAGAAGAAGATGATGATTCAGAAGGGTCTGCTGGACAAGCATGGAAAGCCCAACGAGAGCACCCCGGATTCCTGGAAGAAGGAATATGTGGATTATAG GGATGCTTCCAAAAAAGAGGCAGCTGTCGCTCCCCGAGCTGTTTCAGAGCTGGAGAGGGCTCAAAAA AGGAAACGGGAGTCAGAGAGTGAAAGCGAGGGGGCTGTGACCCCACCATCCCCTGCCACCCCACCACCTGAGGAGctgagcaaaaagaaaaagaagaagaaagagaagaaggctAAAGAGGCAGCTGAGAGTGGGGGAGAGCAAATCGAAGTG
- the F8A1 gene encoding 40-kDa huntingtin-associated protein: MLSAAGGSGPAGAGGSGPGPGLGGDGDFLSRYRLVSAKLRRRFLRKPNVAEAAEQFAALARELRAQESLPYAAWCQLAVARCAQSLFHGPAEAAALAEAARLFLRQERDLRQRLGLRGGFGEHVAAAQSCGAFAARLHLERGQPALAAGLCLELAAALRDTGRPARAAAHLQRAAELLAAARLPLEALRCQAERASVLLLGRDYAGALAALTRAQALAGAALGGGGGGAALGGAFLDVLARCEVSRVLLLLLLQPPPAKLLPEHARTLEQYCWEAPEGGAGPAAGGGPGTGRGLPPAASYLPAELFLLLQSAVLACQEKDAEALKALQAELWPLLSAEQNHLLHLVLQEMLSPAGQGL; this comes from the coding sequence ATGCTGTCGGCGGCGGGGGGCTCCGGTCCCGCCGGGGCTGGCGGCTCCGGCCCCGGGCCGGGCCTCGGCGGGGACGGCGATTTCCTGTCGCGGTACCGGCTGGTGTCGGCCAAGCTGCGGCGGCGCTTCCTGCGGAAGCCGAACGTGGCGGAGGCGGCGGAGCAGTTCGCGGCGCTGGCGCGGGAGCTGCGCGCCCAGGAGAGCCTGCCGTACGCGGCCTGGTGCCAGCTGGCCGTGGCGCGCTGCGCCCAGAGCCTGTTCCACGGGCCCGCCGAGGCGGCCGCCCTGGCCGAGGCTGCGCGGCTCTTCCTGCGCCAGGAGCGGGACCTGCGGCAGCGCCTGGGGCTGCGCGGCGGCTTCGGCGAGCACGTGGCGGCGGCGCAGAGCTGCGGGGCCTTCGCCGCCCGCCTGCACCTGGAGCGGGGGCAGCCGGCGCTGGCGGCCGGgctctgcctggagctggcGGCCGCGCTGCGCGACACCGGCCGGCCCGCCCGCGCCGCCGCGCACCTGCAGCGGGCCGCCGAGCTGCTGGCGGCGGCGCGGCTGCCCCTGGAGGCCCTGCGCTGCCAGGCCGAGCGCGCCTCCGTCCTGCTGCTGGGCCGCGACTACGCGGGCGCGCTGGCGGCGCTGACGCGGGCGCAGGCGCTGGCCGGGGCCGCGCtgggcgggggcggcggcggggccgcgctcGGCGGTGCCTTCCTGGACGTGCTGGCTCGCTGCGAGGTGTCGCgggtgctgctgttgctgctgctgcagccgccGCCCGCCAAGCTGCTGCCCGAGCACGCCCGGACGCTGGAGCAGTATTGCTGGGAGGCGCCGGagggcggcgcggggccggcagccgggggcggccccgggacGGGCCGGGGGCTGCCGCCGGCGGCGAGCTACCTGCCGGCCGaactgttcctgctgctgcagtcgGCTGTGCTGGCGTGCCAGGAGAAGGACGCGGAGGCGCTGAAAGCCCTGCAAGCCGAGCTCTGGCCGCTGCTCAGCGCCGAGCAGAACCACCTGCTGcacctggtgctgcaggagatgcTCAGCCCCGCGGGACAGGGGCTCTGA
- the TRMT2B gene encoding tRNA (uracil-5-)-methyltransferase homolog B isoform X1, protein MALSRALRLPCQHFYPSSAPLSSLPGRGRSRLTEKKTAAKWKEKKKSTEGCNLPSSSWEERLANAVTPLWRLPYQEQLQVKYESQRRVLQTLASHLEELGIDARKAGGLCCPLQPVVPSPITHGYRNKSTFSVNRGPDGNPKTVGLYVGTGRARNIVCVKADHMKNIPSKHKQVAQCRFPSAQCYEEFIRRSSLDPCILFHEGGHWRELVVRTTSGGHTMGIITFHPQELGQEALATQKALLKEFFTSGPGTVCALTSLYFQESTMTRCSHEQSPFQLLHGEPHIFEEVLSLKFRISPDAFFQVNTSGAEVLYQAVGELCQAGGDTVLLDICCGTGTIGLSLAHQVSKIIGIEVVEKAVEDARWNAAFNGISNCEFHSGKAEAVLPQLLSSWEDARPLVAVVNPSRAGLHHRVVRAIRNCRSIRRLLYVSCKPEGEAMRNFLELCCPPDPGKKLAGEPFVPMLAVPFDMFPHTVHCELVLLFTR, encoded by the exons aTGGCTCTGTCCCGAGCTTTGAGGCTACCGTGCCAGCACTTTTACCCTTCGAGTGCCCCCCTGAGCAGCCTGCCCGGCCGTGGCCGCAGTCGGCTGACAGAGAAGAAGACAGCAGCAAagtggaaggagaagaaaaagtccACAGAGGGTTGCAACCTGCCAAGTTCCTCCTGGGAGGAGAG GTTAGCGAATGCAGTGACTCCACTGTGGAGACTTCCCTaccaagagcagctgcag GTGAAGTATGAAAGCCAGAGGAGGGTTTTGCAGACACTGGCATCTCATCTTGAGGAGCTGGGCATCGATGCACGGAAAGCAGGTGGACTCTGCtgtcctctccagcctgtggtCCCTTCG cCCATCACCCATGGCTACCGAAACAAATCTACTTTCTCTGTGAACCGAGGACCAGATGGGAACCCCAAGACCGTGGGGTTGTATGTgggaactggcagag CAAGAAATATTGTCTGTGTGAAAGCTGACCACATGAAGAACATACcctcaaaacacaaacaagtaGCCCAG TGCCGTTTCCCCTCTGCTCAGTGCTATGAGGAGTTCATCCGTCGCTCCTCCCTGGACCCCTGCATCCTCTTCCATGAAGGAGGACACTGGCGAGAACTTGTGGTTCGCACCACCAGCGGTGGCCACACCATGGGGATCATCACCTTCCACCCCCAGGAGCTGGGCCAG GAGGCACTGGCTACTCAGAAAGCATTGCTTAAGGAGTTCTTCACATCTGGACCTGGAACAGTCTGTGCCTTGACTTCACTTTATTTCCAAGAGAG CACCATGACACGCTGCTCCCACGAGCAGTCccccttccagctccttcaTGGAGAGCCACACATCTTTGAAGAAGTGCTCAGCCTGAAATTCCGCATCTCTCCAGATGCCTTTTTCCAAGTAAACACGAGTGGAGCAGAAGTTCTGTACCAGGCAGTTGGGGAGCTGTGTCAGGCTGGTGGGGACACTGTCCTCCTTGACATCTGCTGTGGAACAG GCACAATTGGTCTCTCTCTGGCTCACCAGGTGTCCAAGATTATTGGTATTGAGGTTGTGGAGAAGGCAGTAGAGGATGCCAGGTGGAATGCAGCATTCAATG GGATTTCGAACTGTGAGTTTCACAGTGGGAAGGCAGAGGCTGTGTTACCACAACTCCTGTCATCGTGGGAGGATGCCCGACCCCTTGTTGCTGTGGTGAACCCATCTCGGGCTGGGCTCC ATCACAGGGTTGTGCGAGCCATCCGAAACTGCAGGTCCATCCGAAGGCTGCTCTATGTCTCCTGCAAGCCTGAGGGTGAAGCCATGAGGAACTTTCTTGA gctgtgctgcccaccTGACCCAGGGAAGAAGCTGGCAGGAGAGCCATTTGTCCCCATGTTGGCTGTGCCCTTTGACATGTTTCCTCATACTGTTCATTgtgagctggtgctgctgttcaCACGCTGA
- the TRMT2B gene encoding tRNA (uracil-5-)-methyltransferase homolog B isoform X2, with the protein MALSRALRLPCQHFYPSSAPLSSLPGRGRSRLTEKKTAAKWKEKKKSTEGCNLPSSSWEERLANAVTPLWRLPYQEQLQVKYESQRRVLQTLASHLEELGIDARKAGGLCCPLQPVVPSPITHGYRNKSTFSVNRGPDGNPKTVGLYVGTGRARNIVCVKADHMKNIPSKHKQVAQCYEEFIRRSSLDPCILFHEGGHWRELVVRTTSGGHTMGIITFHPQELGQEALATQKALLKEFFTSGPGTVCALTSLYFQESTMTRCSHEQSPFQLLHGEPHIFEEVLSLKFRISPDAFFQVNTSGAEVLYQAVGELCQAGGDTVLLDICCGTGTIGLSLAHQVSKIIGIEVVEKAVEDARWNAAFNGISNCEFHSGKAEAVLPQLLSSWEDARPLVAVVNPSRAGLHHRVVRAIRNCRSIRRLLYVSCKPEGEAMRNFLELCCPPDPGKKLAGEPFVPMLAVPFDMFPHTVHCELVLLFTR; encoded by the exons aTGGCTCTGTCCCGAGCTTTGAGGCTACCGTGCCAGCACTTTTACCCTTCGAGTGCCCCCCTGAGCAGCCTGCCCGGCCGTGGCCGCAGTCGGCTGACAGAGAAGAAGACAGCAGCAAagtggaaggagaagaaaaagtccACAGAGGGTTGCAACCTGCCAAGTTCCTCCTGGGAGGAGAG GTTAGCGAATGCAGTGACTCCACTGTGGAGACTTCCCTaccaagagcagctgcag GTGAAGTATGAAAGCCAGAGGAGGGTTTTGCAGACACTGGCATCTCATCTTGAGGAGCTGGGCATCGATGCACGGAAAGCAGGTGGACTCTGCtgtcctctccagcctgtggtCCCTTCG cCCATCACCCATGGCTACCGAAACAAATCTACTTTCTCTGTGAACCGAGGACCAGATGGGAACCCCAAGACCGTGGGGTTGTATGTgggaactggcagag CAAGAAATATTGTCTGTGTGAAAGCTGACCACATGAAGAACATACcctcaaaacacaaacaagtaGCCCAG TGCTATGAGGAGTTCATCCGTCGCTCCTCCCTGGACCCCTGCATCCTCTTCCATGAAGGAGGACACTGGCGAGAACTTGTGGTTCGCACCACCAGCGGTGGCCACACCATGGGGATCATCACCTTCCACCCCCAGGAGCTGGGCCAG GAGGCACTGGCTACTCAGAAAGCATTGCTTAAGGAGTTCTTCACATCTGGACCTGGAACAGTCTGTGCCTTGACTTCACTTTATTTCCAAGAGAG CACCATGACACGCTGCTCCCACGAGCAGTCccccttccagctccttcaTGGAGAGCCACACATCTTTGAAGAAGTGCTCAGCCTGAAATTCCGCATCTCTCCAGATGCCTTTTTCCAAGTAAACACGAGTGGAGCAGAAGTTCTGTACCAGGCAGTTGGGGAGCTGTGTCAGGCTGGTGGGGACACTGTCCTCCTTGACATCTGCTGTGGAACAG GCACAATTGGTCTCTCTCTGGCTCACCAGGTGTCCAAGATTATTGGTATTGAGGTTGTGGAGAAGGCAGTAGAGGATGCCAGGTGGAATGCAGCATTCAATG GGATTTCGAACTGTGAGTTTCACAGTGGGAAGGCAGAGGCTGTGTTACCACAACTCCTGTCATCGTGGGAGGATGCCCGACCCCTTGTTGCTGTGGTGAACCCATCTCGGGCTGGGCTCC ATCACAGGGTTGTGCGAGCCATCCGAAACTGCAGGTCCATCCGAAGGCTGCTCTATGTCTCCTGCAAGCCTGAGGGTGAAGCCATGAGGAACTTTCTTGA gctgtgctgcccaccTGACCCAGGGAAGAAGCTGGCAGGAGAGCCATTTGTCCCCATGTTGGCTGTGCCCTTTGACATGTTTCCTCATACTGTTCATTgtgagctggtgctgctgttcaCACGCTGA
- the TMEM35A gene encoding novel acetylcholine receptor chaperone, with product MASPRTITIIALSVALGLFFIFMGTIKLTPRLSRDAYNEMKRAYKSYVRALPMLKKMGISSILLRKSIGALEVACGIVMTLVPGRPKDVANFLLLLLVLAVLFFHQLVGDPLKRYAHALVFGILLTCRLLIARQPEEQPPEKRILSVNGDEQPLIQQAAPEKGKMKVS from the exons ATGGCATCTCCCAGGACTATCACCATCATTGCCCTCTCGGTGGCCCTGGGGCTCTTCTTCATCTTTATGGGGACCATCAAACTGACCCCGCGGCTCAGCAGAGATGCCTACAATGAGATG AAGCGAGCATATAAAAGCTACGTGCGGGCCCTCCCCATGCTGAAGAAGATGGGAATCAGCTCCATCCTTCTCCGCAAGAGCATCGGGGCCCTGGAAGTGGCGTGTGGCATTGTCATGACACTGGTGCCCGGTCGCCCCAAAGACGTGGCCaactttctcctcctcctcctggtgctggctgtgctctTTTTCCACCAGCTGGTGGGGGACCCCCTCAAGCGTTACGCCCACGCCCTGGTCTTTGGGATCCTGCTCACCTGCCGCCTGCTGATCGCCCGCCAGCCCGAGGAGCAGCCGCCGGAGAAGAGGATCCTGTCAGTGAACGGGGATGAGCAGCCACTCATCCAACAAGCAGCTCCTGAGAAAGGCAAAATGAAGGTATCTTAG